From one Ooceraea biroi isolate clonal line C1 chromosome 7, Obir_v5.4, whole genome shotgun sequence genomic stretch:
- the LOC105279679 gene encoding synaptic vesicle glycoprotein 2C, whose translation MGLDFLADGGADFEHAITVTGFGKFHYMLLTICGLIYMDTAIGVTILSFVLPAAQCDLQMDSTAKGWLTASPMLGMVLGSYIWGCLADTKGRKIVLIATLLMDGIVGIMSSFVQYFWVFLVFRFFNGFAVTGAMGICFPYLGEFQPTKYRERCLCWMELFWTVGVIVLPLIAWLIIPMDLMYQSDAFYFKSWNLFVALCALPSLMLGLWLFAFPESPKFLLECGETEAALEVFKWIYSRNTGADPDTYPVKCLQEKSKDKSTRSLKLHKRKDLKVLFAEIRDLTSALCKPPYLRNTLLACGIQFGLTSSYYTLMVWFPELFTRFEQFEHANPGETTSVCIVSALPDNGTLFDIYGCDTVIAPSVYLHTVYIGLACIPGSIILPLFVHKLGAKFFLIVSLLVSGAVTVGFYYVVDSLQNLVLSCVFEALTSLGISLVYCVIVDMFPTNLRVMAAALSLTMGRLGALVGNLVFGYLIDLACVIPIVLFAAFLFVCGFLSFLLPKTGKETLE comes from the exons ATGG GACTCGACTTCCTGGCAGACGGAGGTGCCGACTTCGAGCATGCAATCACCGTAACAG GTTTCGGCAAGTTCCATTATATGCTACTGACCATCTGTGGTCTGATTTACATGGACACGGCCATCGGCGTGACAATCCTTTCGTTCGTGCTTCCGGCGGCGCAATGCGATCTGCAGATGGACTCCACGGCAAAGGGTTGGCTAACGGCGTCTCCGATGCTAG GTATGGTACTTGGGTCGTATATATGGGGATGCCTGGCTGACACGAAGGGAAGGAAGATCGTGTTAATAGCTACGCTGCTAATGGACGGCATTGTGGGCATCATGTCCTCTTTCGTCCAATACTTCTGGGTGTTCTTGGTCTTCCGATTCTTCAACGGCTTCGC TGTGACTGGTGCCATGGGTATCTGCTTCCCGTATCTCGGCGAGTTTCAACCCACAAAGTACCGCGAGCGCTGCCTTTGCTGGATGGAACTGTTTTGGACGGTCGGCGTGATAGTTCTACCAC TGATCGCTTGGCTGATCATACCCATGGACTTGATGTACCAGAGCGACGCGTTTTACTTCAAATCCTGGAATCTCTTCGTCGCGCTCTGCGCCCTGCCATCACTCATGCTCGGCCTCTGGCTGTTCGCCTTCCCGGAGAGCCCAAAGTTCCTCCTGGAATGCGGCGAGACCGAGGCGGCTCTCGAGGTATTCAAGTGGATCTACTCGCGCAACACCGGCGCCGATCCCGACACATATCCG GTGAAATGTCTACAAGAGAAGTCGAAGGACAAAAGCACCAGGTCCTTGAAGCTGCACAAACGAAAGGACTTGAAGGTCCTCTTTGCTGAAATACGGGATCTGACGAGTGCGCTGTGCAAACCACCGTATTTGCGCAACACGCTGCTCGCTTGCGGCATTCAGTTCGGGCTCACCAGTAGTTACTATACCCTAATGGTTTGGTTTCCGGAATTGTTCACCAG ATTTGAGCAATTCGAGCACGCGAATCCCGGCGAGACCACGTCAGTGTGCATAGTGTCCGCCCTGCCGGACAATGGTACCCTCTTCGACATTTACGGCTGCGATACCGTGATCGCGCCATCCGTTTACCTGCACACCGTGTACATCGGCCTCGCCTGCATCCCCGGCTCCATCATCTTGCCTCTCTTCGTGCACAAACTAGGAGCTAAATTCTTCCTGA TCGTCTCGTTGCTGGTCTCCGGCGCGGTGACGGTGGGTTTCTACTACGTGGTGGATTCGCTGCAGAATCTGGTGCTCTCGTGCGTATTCGAGGCCCTCACGTCCCTCGGGATCTCTCTAGTTTACTGCGTGATCGTCGACATGTTCCCGACGAATCTCAG AGTGATGGCCGCAGCCTTGTCATTAACTATGGGTCGACTGGGCGCCTTGGTCGGCAACCTGGTGTTTGGTTATCTAATCGATTTGGCCTGCGTCATTCCTATCGTGCTGTTTGCCGCGTTTTTGTT
- the LOC105279681 gene encoding proton-associated sugar transporter A, whose translation MVDKLHDYEGLAGRIHGVRDAIKERWDVWKEWKNGLNLDQGLDGLKQHLRKPPKLERTLEDYSHIYRRKTRAELIRVSAAVMGIEFSYAAETAFVSPTLLKIGVDHQHMTLVWALSPLVGFFVTPILGSMSDRCKLKHGRRRPFILLLALGVFIGLILVPNGEHIGYAFGDKPSHTNETIPLGHRTTAKLEEAAESVERAFSHSWGIFFTILGTVLLDFDADACQSPARTYLLDVTIPEDHTRGLSTFTIMAGLGGFMGYGLGGINWDVTSLGIMLGGHLHVTFTLITIIFVICVVCTITSFKEVPLEVLERDQYRKVDEPKASEEAGETDNKRDEREKIILDELKTYGALNGATQRGHETTSSKTEEFTLDPLLMQPFDQPEAQVSESNHVNYGLDDLEREVNPKATLKEYLLSIIYMPRSLRQVCLTNLFCWMAHVCYSLYFTDFVGEAVFGGNPRAPIDTDERELYEEGVRFGCWGMSMYSLSCACYSLIIERLIQRFRVRKVYIYGLLFYSVGMLLMGLTRHPVGVIIFSWTAGVMYSTLFTMPYLLVAHYHNSSTFALTTTGDAVSNGSVRGLGTDIAIVSSMVFLAQFLLSCCLGTIVSLSGSTAAVAYVASILAMCGAASATQIMYLDL comes from the exons ATGGTGGACAAACTGCACGACTACGAAGGACTCGCTGGTAGAATTCATGGTGTTCGCGACGCCATCAAGGAACGATGGGACGTCTGGAAGGAATGGAAGAATGGTCTGAATCTGGATCAAGGTCTGGACGGCCTGAAGCAGCACTTACGGAAGCCGCCCAAGTTGGAACGCACGTTGGAAGACTATTCTCACATTTACAG AAGGAAGACTCGTGCCGAACTGATCAGGGTGTCGGCGGCCGTGATGGGGATTGAATTCTCGTATGCGGCGGAAACAGCTTTCGTCTCGCCGACGTTGCTGAAGATCGGCGTCGATCATCAGCACATGACGTTAGTGTGGGCACTGAGTCCTCTCGTGGGCTTCTTCGTGACCCCCATTCTCGGTAGTATGAGCGATCGCTGCAAGCTCAAGCACGGTAGGAGACGGCCCTTCATTCTTCTGTTAGCCCTTGGTGTTTTCATAG GCCTCATACTGGTGCCGAACGGAGAGCATATTGGCTACGCGTTCGGCGACAAACCGTCCCACACCAACGAGACCATCCCTCTTGGACATCGCACAACGGCGAAGCTCGAGGAAGCGGCCGAATCAGTGGAAAGAGCTTTCTCGCATTCCTGGGGTATTTTCTTTACTATTCTGGGCACGGTTCTACTCGACTTTGACGCCGACGCCTGCCAGAGTCCCGCAAGGACTTATCTCCTTGACGTCACCATACCCG AGGACCATACAAGAGGCCTGAGCACGTTTACTATAATGGCGGGCCTGGGAGGTTTCATGGGCTACGGCTTGGGCGGCATCAACTGGGATGTTACTTCACTCGGCATTATGCTGGGTGGACACTTGCATGTGACTTTTACCCTCATCACGATCATCTTCGTCATCTGCGTCGTCTGTACGATTACTAGCTTCAAGGAAGTCCCTCTTGAGGTACTCGAGAGAGACCAATACCGGAAGGTGGACGAGCCAAAG GCGTCGGAAGAAGCCGGAGAGACGGATAACAAGCGGGATGAGCGCGAGAAGATTATCCTTGATGAGTTAAAGACGTACGGTGCTCTCAACGGTGCGACTCAAAGAGGACACGAGACTACTTCGTCAAAAACGGAG gaATTTACCCTCGATCCACTGCTGATGCAACCTTTCGATCAACCGGAGGCACAGGTCTCCGAAAGCAACCACGTCAATTACGGCCTTGATGACTTGGAGCGTGAAGTAAACCCTAAGGCGACCTTGAAAGAGTACCTGCTGTCCATTATCTACATGCCACGCAGTCTTCGTCAG GTATGCTTGACTAATCTCTTCTGCTGGATGGCGCACGTATGCTATTCCTTATACTTTACGGATTTCGTGGGTGAGGCGGTGTTTGGCGGGAATCCGCGAGCACCCATCGATACCGACGAGAGAGAGCTCTACGAGGAGGGCGTACGATTCGGATGCTGGGGTATGTCCATGTACTCGCTGTCCTGCGCGTGCTACTCGTTGATCATCGAGCGATTGATACAGCGTTTTCGAGTACGCAAA GTTTACATCTACGGGCTGCTCTTCTACAGCGTTGGCATGCTCCTGATGGGTCTGACGAGACACCCGGTCGGCGTCATCATCTTCTCGTGGACCGCTGGCGTCATGTACTCCACATTATTCACCATGCCGTACTTGTTGGTGGCGCACTATCACAATTCTTCGACATTTGCTCTCACGACGACGGGCGACGCCGTCTCCAACGGCTCTGTGCGCGGATTGGGAACGGACATTGCCATCGTCTCTTCTATGGTGTTCCTCGCACAGTTCCTGCTTTCCTGCTGCCTAGGCACAATCGTCAGTCTTTCCGGCTCTACCGCCGCGGTCGCATACGTAGCCAGTATCCTAGCGATGTGTGGTGCCGCCTCGGCCACGCAGATCATGTACCTGGACCTGTAA
- the LOC105279683 gene encoding tetratricopeptide repeat protein 21B: MEEAEYVALIEWYCRQYYYNGMLMHAKQARDAYPNSERLKLLLCLAYVFVRKSHEAVKESSSLLNYADFMLPALLVQNLALVDGNAERSTVTQMENRIRDERRKAPYTALCLATSISLLSGRADKAKEYVDRAYKLKPANVNVLLVKGWVELSLSPGGNVPEAGSFFDQVLKDEPRNLSALLGSAETKQRAGDHTEAISILNSLIVRYPKLPLPLTEKMKCLLAAKDWEQVLEMVNRALSIESNNLDAVKASSVVALCRDGMPSEGLPQLQLFLRNLLVVEPKNMVLLIENVRLFAGIAFKDHGILAELARITEKMLQATSSNNAELMAELGDLYVALGNIRDAEHWYKSAIRADQSSFAALMGLARCQLLEGSAEDLEQARQQVEIMMEIQPHLTNVRLLLMSAKIASNEDNTKALGYLDAAAKVLLKNCEGLPYGYKYLKELKPDLCLDIAKQRLMYSLNKSPMADDQQGTAMEKEPSVRLLERLIEACPGSTAALLLLSRAKMQSGEYEDALILLRRLLDTVEPSNAQAHLTMAQILACQGKYQLASQSLEVGLSYNFKIRDEPIYHLIVGMVQREAGDMDSCIKSCQTAMSVAGLTGNSNRKSDMSTSDRATLYLELIAAYSKARRFAEAVALVDDAKTSLAGTAELGRITIGTAEVYLDMGELENAIGCLRSIGPRQPYYLQAHTKLAEIYLNYKKDRQAFAKCFRELVEHCPGPRTYSMLGNAYMSIQEPERAIEAYEQALSQNPIDKVDIANRMGKALVKAHQYAKAINYYKDVVKQDKCGALKLDLANLYTKMKQYDKAEATLVQELQDKRGESDILSLEMRGQELLLLAKVREKSSNIRGALATLKEAKENQQRYIQRLTVSSDITDQKQVLANICLTMADYASAMRSYEEAIVHFKEVLAHKPSDVNALLSLAKLYMQMNNLDRCAQNCSILLNADPNNEAASVMMADLAFRKVDFDTAAFHFRQLLMRQPTYWTALARLIEVSRRTGAMDDLDEWLQRAQTAMGAGNVEAGFYYCAGLLDWRTGKLNSALRNFNYARRDPEWGQQAIYNMIEICLDPDDDTTLSNEAFNDEDAEYQDSRTMALRTAYRLLQELNPKGSPHEELTHKLLSNFFLLATKQKSNIEKALQECTALASQDTLRDHVGPALGMATAHILLKQTPRARNHLKRVSKNVWTFEDAEYLERCWLLLADIYVQSSKYDLANELLKRVLQHNATCVRAHELSGHIAEKDQNYREAATRYTQAWKCGGKTKLSIGYKLAYCCLKAKMYADAIEACNEVLKQNIDYPRIKKDILEKCINNLRT; the protein is encoded by the exons ATGGAGGAGGCAGAGTACGTGGCCCTGATTGAATGGTACTGTCGCCAGTACTATTACAATGGCATGCTGATGCACGCCAAGCAGGCGCGTGATGCTTATCCGAACAGCGAGCGGCTAAAGCTTCTACTCTGCCTGGCGTACGTCTTCGTCAGGAAGAGTCACGAGGCCGTCAAAGAAAGCTCGAGCTTATTGAATTATGCAGATTTTATGCTACCGGCTTTGCTCGTACAGAACCTTGCTCTGGTCGATGGCAACGCGGAAAGGAGCACCGTGACACAGATGGAGAACAGAATTCGGGACGAGCGCAGGAAAGCTCCCTACACTGCGCTGTGCCTCGCAACATCCATATCGCTCCTATCTGGCCGAGCAGACAAAGCGAAGGAATACGTGGACAGAGCGTACAAACTGAAACCGGCGAACGTTAACGTACTCCTCGTTAAGGGGTGGGTGGAACTTAGTTTAAGCCCTGGCGGAAACGTTCCAGAGGCAGGTAGCTTCTTCGACCAGGTCCTGAAGGACGAGCCAAGAAATCTGAGTGCGTTGTTGGGCTCCGCAGAGACGAAGCAACGCGCTGGCGACCACACGGAGGCCATTTCGATCCTCAACTCTCTGATCGTTCGTTATCCGAAGCTGCCGCTGCCTCTGACAGAGAAGATGAAGTGTCTCTTAGCCGCGAAGGACTGGGAACAGGTGCTGGAGATGGTGAACAGAGCGCTGTCGATCGAGTCCAACAATCTAGACGCTGTGAAAGCGAGCTCGGTGGTGGCTCTTTGCAGGGATGGCATGCCCAGCGAGGGTCTGCCGCAGCTGCAGCTGTTCTTGCGTAATTTGTTGGTCGTCGAACCGAAGAACATGGTCCTGTTGATCGAGAACGTGCGGTTGTTCGCTGGCATCGCGTTCAAGGACCATGGAATTCTGGCGGAACTGGCGCGGATAACCGAAAAGATGCTGCAGGCAACGTCGTCGAACAATGCGGAATTGATGGCAGAGCTGGGTGATCTCTACGTCGCGTTGGGTAACATCAGGGATGCTGAGCATTGGTACAAGAGCGCCATTCGTGCAGATCAGTCCTCCTTTGCAGCACTCATGGGTCTGGCTCGCTGTCAATTGTTAGAAGGATCTGCAGAAGATCTGGAACAAGCACGCCAGCAG GTGGAGATTATGATGGAGATACAGCCGCACTTGACGAATGTGCGGCTGCTGCTCATGTCCGCGAAGATTGCCTCCAACGAAGACAATACTAAGGCACTCGGCTATCTCGATGCAGCGGCAAAAGTTTTGCTAAAGAATTGCGAAGGACTTCCCTATGGTTACAAATACCTTAAGGAGCTTAAACCGGATCTCTGTCTCGATATTGCGAAGCAACGACTGATGTACTCGTTGAACAAATCCCCGATGGCCGACGACCAG CAAGGCACCGCGATGGAGAAGGAACCGAGCGTCCGCTTGCTGGAACGACTGATAGAGGCCTGTCCGGGTTCCACCGCTGCGCTGTTATTGCTCAGCAGGGCCAAGATGCAAAGTGGTGAGTACGAGGACGCGCTGATCCTGCTGAGGCGACTGCTGGACACGGTGGAGCCTTCCAACGCACAAGCGCATCTCACGATGGCGCAGATCCTGGCGTGCCAAGGCAAGTACCAGCTTGCCTCGCAGAGTTTGGAGGTCGGCCTGAGCTACAACTTCAAAATCCGGGACGAACCGATCTACCATCTCATCGTCGGCATGGTGCAGCGTGAAGCCGGCGATATGGACAGCTGTATTAAGAGCTGTCAGACGGCCATGTCCGTGGCAGGTTTAACCGGCAACAGTAACAGAAAGTCTGACATGTCTACGTCGGACCGTGCGACGCTGTACCTGGAGCTAATCGCGGCCTACAGCAAGGCCAGACGATTCGCCGAGGCGGTAGCGCTCGTCGACGACGCGAAAACGAGTCTCGCTGGTACCGCTGAGCTGGGAAGGATCACCATCGGCACCGCGGAGGTCTATCTGGACATGGGGGAATTGGAAAACGCTATTGGCTGCTTGCGCAGCATCGGTCCTAGACAGCCATATTACTTGCAGGCTCATACCAAGCTGGCCGAGATCTATCTGAACTACAAGAAGGACCGACAGGCGTTCGCCAAGTGTTTCAG GGAGCTGGTAGAACATTGTCCGGGACCGAGAACATACAGCATGCTGGGGAACGCCTACATGTCTATACAAGAACCCGAGAGAGCGATAGAGGCGTACGAACAAGCACTGTCGCAAAATCCGATTGACAAGGTGGATATTGCAAACAGAATGGGCAAGGCACTCGTTAAGGCACATCAGTACGCGAAAGCGATCAATTATTACAAGGATGTAGTGAAGCAGGACAAGTGCGGCGCCTTGAAATTAGATCTGGCGAACTTGTATACGAAGATGAAGCAATACGACAAGGCGGAGGCAACTCTGGTGCAAGAGTTGCAAG ATAAACGAGGCGAGTCGGATATCCTCAGCTTGGAGATGCGAGGACAAGAGCTGTTATTGTTGGCGAAAGTGCGCGAGAAGTCGAGCAACATCAGGGGCGCATTGGCTACCTTGAAGGAAGCTAAGGAGAATCAGCAGAGGTATATTCAGCGTCTCACCGTTTCGTCGGATATCACGGATCAGAAGCAGGTGCTGGCGAATATTTGTCTGACGATGGCCGACTATGCGTCTGCCATGCGCAGCTACGAAGAAGCGATCGTACATTTCAAGGAAGTGTTAGCTCACAAGCCCTCAGATGTGAACGCTTTGCTTTCTTTGGCAAAACTGTATATGCAG ATGAACAATTTAGACCGGTGCGCGCAGAATTGCTCGATCCTGTTAAACGCCGATCCCAACAACGAGGCTGCATCCGTGATGATGGCGGACCTAGCATTCCGCAAGGTAGATTTCGACACCGCAGCTTTCCATTTCCGACAACTGCTGATGCGCCAACCCACTTATTGGACTGCTTTGGCGAGATTGATCGAAGTGTCCCGAAGAACAG GTGCCATGGACGACCTCGATGAATGGTTGCAACGCGCTCAGACCGCGATGGGTGCTGGCAACGTCGAAGCCGGCTTTTACTACTGTGCCGGGCTGCTGGATTGGCGAACGGGCAAGCTGAATTCCGCGTTGCGCAATTTTAATTACGCGCGGCGCGATCCCGAGTGGGGTCAGCAGGCAATCTACAACATGATCGAGATCTGTTTGGATCCCGACGACGATACCACTCTGTCGAACGAGGCATTCAACGATGAAGATGCCGAGTATCAGGACTCGAGGACGATGGCGTTGAGGACAGCCTACCGATTGCTGCAG GAACTGAATCCCAAGGGAAGTCCGCACGAGGAACTAACTCACAAATTGCTCAGCAACTTCTTCCTGTTGGCCACCAAGCAGAAATCCAACATCGAGAAGGCTCTGCAGGAGTGCACCGCGTTGGCGAGCCAAGACACCCTTCGAGATCATGTGGGTCCCGCTCTTGGCATGGCCACCGCTCATATTCTGTTGAAGCAGACGCCGCGCGCTAGGAATCACCTGAAGCGCGTTAGCAAGAACGTGTGGACGTTTGAGGATGCTGAATATCTGGAACGTTGCTGGTTGCTGCTGGCGGACATCTACGTGCAGTCCAGCAAGTACGACCTGGCAAATGAGTTATTGAAACGAGTGCTGCAGCATAATGCCACCTGCGTACGAGCCCACGAGCTGTCGG GCCACATTGCTGAGAAAGATCAGAATTATCGCGAGGCAGCCACAAGATACACCCAAGCCTGGAAATGCGGCGGCAAAACGAAGCTATCGATCGGCTACAAATTGGCCTACTGCTGCCTGAAAGCGAAAATGTACGCTGACGCCATCGAGGCCTGCAACGAGGTGTTGAAACAGAACATAGATTATCCACGTATCAAGAAGGATATTCTGGAGAAATGCATCAATAATCTGCGCACGTGA
- the LOC105279684 gene encoding DNA-directed RNA polymerase, mitochondrial, translating into MFSFLRTHSVSMQSARIMSTYTTTQRSMRICSFCKFHHLKPRPTRYALLRHYSTIDSLELHAPLKKKIKHRSKKYAELLEVTDQVTNNRRAAVRKLNSTHLSALMDQPDVTLDKLHKVTKAMSTAVKGTTTQCKEKSVFEKEVNTKVDSIHSAILKESSEYLQDTTAIVEDLKQSGVSDHTMLLKDSSFLNTLQQINKTDDKDVDQNDTHVQTSKCNKNFRSLIPFMKEKDKFEYSISDHNLMSQLLVYMDIYVQLRMPQKAQRILMQTIEQFKYSKVGTAPLYNLLIETHVSGAQLEKVLEIYEIMKTHSVQPNAKTYVLLLHMVAKIKNHKRRKEIVTELTADMKKGNISFDDVMNTMMNTARRNAVLQCIRLVDPKYQIQYRDIDTAYDCKLLQNLTATESKQQTPAEGVVTMDELHDMLHTQIDMEKQCKLKVQSVAPLNGDSHVRQQAANRIAELEQFWKSSVTEAFERNVTYLKEHEIRMKSEWKSLYPFLQVLPKEEYINAILNEINQLAKSSDMYSSSMLALYHNLGNSIYKKYELQRKVKAGVVQSVIRIYKEYLKWYLQTNVADKNINGRVKWQQLIQEANRSGVYSDITVPEWPRSVLLNLGKFLYNIIVNNVKIPHKPDTPDRQIPAFYLLFRNKGNAFLTEEIKPHPQLHRLYKDADPETLIFDTVLLPTYVPPRPWVDIKAGGFLLSKTNFIRDVYTRMTPVHLLRNTPTQELYPAFDCLNQLGTIPWKINEPMLDILIQIFQEGGSEELNVPQSPSVLPSASDVIGTEKNRNKLSQLLLELRRRKNELYSLWCDCLYKLSLANHFRGKTFWLPHNLDFRGRAYPAPPHLTHLSSDLSRSILMFAQGKPLGPNGLDWLKIHTINLTGMKKREPTYKRLEYANEVLDLIIDSARNPLTGQKWWTKSDEPWQTLAACKEIDNALQSPNVEEYVSRLPIHQDGSCNGLQHYAALGRDQIGAESVNLYPSSTPQDVYSVVVGMVEQFRKADAEAGNEVAKILEGHISRKVIKQTVMTTVYGVTKFGARLQITRQLSDLKEFDQNYTWSGSLYLVEQTFKSLRTMFTSAKEIQDWFTDCSRVISTRCNQYVQWQTPLGLPVMQPYFKRGKSTHSNKILKKPDTLKQKNAFAPNFIHSLDSCHMMLTSLYCEQAGITFMSVHDCFWTHACTVNIMSRICREQFIALHSEPILEDLSMFLTERYKKHFLMEGITKRNDKDLSLQVLKQLPKKGDFDITKVLSSEYFFS; encoded by the exons CTACGAGATACGCATTGCTTCGTCATTACTCAACAATCGATTCGTTGGAACTACATGCCCccttaaagaagaaaattaaacatCGCTCTAAGAAATATGCAGAATTATTGGAAG TAACGGATCAGGTGACCAACAACAGAAGAGCAGCAGTGCGTAAATTAAACTCCACTCATTTATCCGCCTTGATGGATCAGCCTGATGTCACGCTAGATAAACTGCATAAGGTCACCAAGGCAATGTCGACAGCAGTGAAGGGTACTACAACTCAATGCAAGGAGAAATCGGTTTTT GAGAAGGAAGTAAACACAAAAGTGGACAGTATACACAGCGCCATACTTAAGGAATCCAGCGAGTATTTACAAGATACGACCGCAATCGTAGAAGATCTGAAGCAGTCTGGTGTGAGCGATCACACCATGTTGCTCAAGGACTCTTCTTTCCTGAATACGTTGCAGCAGATCAACAAGACCGATGACAAAGATGTAGATCAGAATGACACACA CGTACAGACGTCCAAATGTAACAAGAATTTTCGTTCCTTGATTCCCTTCATGAAGGAGAAGGATAAGTTCGAGTATTCCATCTCCGATCATAACCTGATGTCTCAACTACTGGTGTACATGGACATCTACGTACAACTCAGGATGCCGCAGAAGGCCCAGAGGATACTAATGCAGACTATAGAACAGTTCAAGTACAGTAAAGTCGGTACTGCTCCGCTCTACAATCTGCTCATTGAGACTCACGTCTCCGGTGCGCAACTGGAGAAGGTTCTCGAAATCTACGAGATAATGAAGACGCATTCTGTCCAACCAAATGCGAAGACGTACGTTCTTCTGTTGCACATGGTCGCGAAAATCAAAAATCACAAGAGACGAAAAG AGATTGTGACGGAATTGACAGCGGATATGAAAAAGGGAAACATTTCCTTCGACGACGTAATGAACACGATGATGAACACGGCGCGACGCAATGCCGTTCTTCAATGTATTCGGCTCGTCGATCCGAAATATCAGATACAGTACAGAGACATCGATACTGCGTACGACTGCAAATTACTGCAGAATCTGACTGCGACTGAGAGCAAGCAGCAGACCCCGGCGGAGGGAGTAGTGACCATGGACGAGTTGCATGATATGTTACATACGCAGATTGACATGGAGAAACAGTGCAAGCTGAAAGTGCAGAGTGTCGCGCCGCTCAACGGAGATTCCCATGTTAGACAGCAAGCT GCCAACCGAATCGCAGAATTGGAGCAGTTCTGGAAATCGTCCGTGACGGAAGCTTTTGAGAGAAATGTGACTTACTTGAAAGAACATGAGATCAGAATGAAATCGGAATGGAAGAGTCTGTATCCGTTTCTGCAAGTGCTACCCAAGGAAGAATACATCAATGCGATTCTGAATGAAATTAATCAGCTGGCTAAATCTTCTGATATGTACAGTTCAAGCATGTTGGCTCTTTATCACAACCTGGGAAATagcatttataagaaatatgaG TTGCAGCGGAAAGTGAAAGCCGGCGTTGTACAGAGCGTGATTAGAATCTACAAGGAATATCTAAAGTGGTATCTACAGACCAATGTTGCTGACAAGAATATCAATGGACGTGTTAAGTGGCAGCAGCTTATTCAGGAGGCAAATAGATCTGGCGTTTACTCCGACATTACAGTGCCAGAGTGGCCACGCAGCGTTCTGCTGAACCTCGGCAAGTTTCTATACAACATCATCGTGAACAACGTCAAGATCCCTCACAAGCCGGACACGCCCGACCGACAGATACCCGCATTTTACTTGCTTTTCCGGAACAAGGGCAACGCCTTTCTGACGGAGGAGATCAAACCGCACCCGCAACTGCACAGGCTTTACAAAGACGCAGATCCGGAAACGCTGATCTTCGACACGGTTCTGCTGCCAACGTATGTACCGCCGCGCCCCTGGGTCGACATAAAAGCCGGTGGTTTCCTGTTGTCCAAGACCAACTTTATTCGCGACGTTTATACCAGGATGACGCCTGTGCATTTATTGCGGAACACGCCGACGCAGGAGCTGTATCCGGCGTTCGATTGTCTGAATCAGCTCGGCACGATTCCCTGGAAGATCAACGAGCCGATGCTGGACATCCTGATCCAGATCTTCCAGGAGGGCGGCTCAGAGGAGCTAAACGTACCGCAGTCGCCCTCGGTGTTACCATCAGCGTCCGATGTTATCGGAACGGAGAAGAATCGCAACAAGTTGTCGCAATTACTGCTCGAGCTCAGACGTAGAAAGAATGAGCTGTACTCACTCTGGTGCGACTGCCTTTATAAACTGTCCCTTGCCAATCACTTCAGGGGCAAGACATTCTGGCTGCCACACAATTTGGACTTCAGGGGCAGGGCGTACCCAGCGCCGCCACATCTGACGCATCTTAGCTCGGACCTCAGCCGTTCGATTCTCATGTTTGCTCAAGGAAAACCACTGGGTCCCAACGGCCTGGACTGGCTGAAGATCCACACGATAAACTTGACCGGTATGAAGAAGAGGGAACCGACGTACAAGCGACTCGAGTACGCGAACGAAGTGTTGGATCTGATCATAGACAGCGCACGGAATCCATTGACGGGACAGAAGTGGTGGACCAAATCGGACGAGCCGTGGCAGACCCTAGCGGCGTGCAAGGAGATAGATAACGCACTGCAGTCACCGAACGTGGAGGAGTATGTGAGTCGGTTGCCGATCCACCAGGATGGCAGCTGTAACGGGTTGCAGCACTACGCCGCGCTTGGTAGGGACCAGATCGGTGCGGAAAGCGTGAACTTGTATCCCTCGAGCACACCACAGGACGTCTACAGCGTCGTCGTCGGTATG GTCGAGCAGTTCAGAAAGGCCGACGCGGAGGCTGGTAACGAAGTAGCCAAAATCTTGGAGGGACACATCAGCAGGAAAGTAATCAAGCAAACCGTGATGACGACGGTATACGGTGTGACGAAATTCGGTGCGAGGCTTCAGATTACGCGACAACTGAGCG ACTTAAAGGAGTTCGATCAAAACTACACCTGGAGCGGCAGTCTATACCTAGTTGAGCAAACGTTTAAATCACTCCGAACGATGTTCACGAGTGCAAAGGAGATTCAGGACTGGTTCACGGATTGCTCCCGCGTCATCTCGACCAGGTGCAACCAGTACGTTCAATGGCAGACGCCGTTGGGCCTTCCGGTTATGCAGCCCTACTTCAAGCGCGGCAAATCCACTCACagcaataaaattctaaa GAAACCGGATACGTTGAAGCAAAAGAACGCCTTCGCGCCGAACTTCATTCACTCGCTGGACTCCTGCCACATGATGTTAACGAGTTTGTACTGCGAGCAGGCGGGGATCACGTTTATGTCGGTGCACGATTGTTTCTGGACACATGCGTGTACAGTGAATATTATGAGCAGA ATCTGTCGAGAACAATTCATCGCGCTGCACAGTGAGCCTATCCTCGAAGATTTATCCATGTTCCTTACAGAGAGATACAAAAAGCACTTCTTAATGGAAGG gATTACCAAGCGAAATGATAAGGATCTGTCCTTGCAAGTTTTGAAGCAGCTGCCAAAGAAGGGTGATTTCGACATCACAAAGGTGCTGTCGTCCGAATATTTCTTCAGTTGA